One region of Erythrolamprus reginae isolate rEryReg1 chromosome 8, rEryReg1.hap1, whole genome shotgun sequence genomic DNA includes:
- the DOLPP1 gene encoding dolichyldiphosphatase 1 gives MAAVGECSVPVPWNSVSLTHVEYPAGDFTGHLLAYLSLSPIFILVGFVTLIVFKRELHTISFLGGLCFNEGVNWLIKNIVQEQRPCPEAHPSVYSKYAMPSSHSQFIWFFSVYSFLFLYLRMHQTNNARFLDLLWRHVLSICLLTLACLVAYSRVYLLYHTWSQVVYGGFVGSFMAALWFLFTQEILTPLFPRIAAWPLSEFFLIRDTSLIPNILWFEYAVSRAEARNRQRKLGTKLQ, from the exons ATGGCCGCAGTCGGAGAGTGTTCGGTCCCCGTTCCGTGGAATTCGGTCTCTCTCACTCACGTCGAGTACCCGGCAG gtgACTTCACTGGCCATCTTCTCGCCTACCTTAGCCTGAGTCCCATCTTCATCCTCGTGGGCTTCGTCACCCTCATCGTCTTCAAGAGAGAGCTGCACACG ATCTCTTTCTTAGGTGGGCTGTGCTTCAACGAAGGGGTCAATTGGTTAATCAAGAACATCGTCCAGGAACAGAGGCCTTGTCCAG AAGCCCACCCGTCAGTCTACTCGAAGTACGCCATGCCTTCCAGCCATTCCCAatttatatggtttttctccGTCTATTCGTTCCTCTTCCTTTATTTAAG GATGCACCAAACCAACAATGCCAGGTTCCTGGACCTGCTGTGGAGACACGTGTTGTCCATCTGCCTTTTAACCTTGGCCTGTCTAGTTGCATACAGCAG GGTTTACTTGCTGTATCACACCTGGAGTCAGGTTGTCTACGGAGGCTTCGTAGGCAGCTTCATGGCtgccctttggtttctcttcacgcAGGAGATCCTAACGCCCTTGTTCCCCAGGATAGCTGCATG GCCGTTATCCGAGTTTTTCTTAATCCGAGACACCAGCCTCATCCCCAACATCCTATGGTTTGAATACGCGGTCAGCAGAGCAGAAGCCAG GAACCGACAGCGTAAACTGGGCACCAAGCTACAATGA